From the genome of Numenius arquata chromosome 9, bNumArq3.hap1.1, whole genome shotgun sequence:
ATTTTTAGTTCTGTCAGGAAGAAAGGGGACCTTAGCTGCATAATAATTTTTTACTGTAGAAAAGGAGTAAAGGTTTTTGAGTAAAAGGTCATTCCCACCCTCCCCCTTTCCTCTTAAGGATTAGTTGTGGTTGAATttacaaattcctttttttgcaTGCTTAACTCCCCTTTGAAGTCTTTTCTACACCTAAAAAGGTTAAGTGGAGTAGCTACACCAGGATCTGCAAATCTTCCCTGTCAGAGCTGAGGTGCTTACTTGGAACAGTTCTGCTGCCGGTACGGTTAGAGCTGTTCTTTGCACAGAACAGGCCTTTTCCCAGGACAGACTGTTTTGCTGTTACAAGTATATGTATGTAGGCTTTTCTGACATGTGCTACCTACCTCGGttacaaaaggagaaaatgtgccACCTATCAGTATAGATGTTCCAGCCCAATATTAGCTTTGGTAGGACTTGCTGTAGTATATCTTGTTTCCAGTTTACTTTGAAATATGTATATTAAAGTATGCAAGTGTATATATGTGCTTGCAGggagatatgtgtgtgtgtgtatatgtattaaCAATTTaggatataaatacatatatttctatcTCCATTTGAGCCGGTTCAAGAAAACTTCCCAAAAGTTGCCAGCTGCTGTCCCTGTACAATTTTATGGGTGTTATTAAGATGCTAGCTTGCTTCAAGGATTCTTTGCAATTGATGAATATAAGAATCAAGTAACCCAGTGAAGAGAGCAGAGGGATGAAAGCTATCTTTAGATGCAAACTGCCTGTATTTTAAGTTTGGGGGTATTTTCCTATAATTGTATACCACGATTTTTACTttacttctaaagaaaaatacaacttttgaAGTGCACTCCTCCTGAAATATGAGAAAAACGTTCGGAGTCTGTGACTGGCTTTAGCAAGATGAAAATTCTGAGAAATCTAATggtaaatttaaaattcagtaaaGGAAAAGTCATTTTAAAGGTATTGTTTTGGTTGCTTCTATTTAAATGTGACAGTGTTAAGctttaattaatggaaaaaagttcttttaatagaaatactaaaaaaatggTTGTATTTGTGGCTAAGGAATGTGTATGCTCCTAGCAGATAATGTTTTCAATTTGCTCCTTAGCTCATTGAACCCTGAAGGTTGTGTGTTTCACCACTGGTATTCAGCCTTTCCTTGTGGTCCATTATTTGATTACAAACATAACCCTGCGTATAAATTTATGCAGAAACATTTGACGTTCTGTATTTCAAATACTCCACACtgcaaatatgaaataattcaTACTGAAGGTTCTTAATGGGATAAGAAATGTAATAATATGCACAGCCTTTCAAGTTTCTCtttgagagagaaaattaaacaaaggttggttttttttcttggttttgggagGGGAATTTGGGGAGTTCTTaccagaaataaaaccagctggttttgatgcagatgtttttgaaaaaaatgctggTGTCCTTAAAGTCCTAATACTGTGTTCATCAACTATTTTAGAGTATAAGTTTTAGCTGGCAAGGTGATCATGGCAAGGGGAGTCATGCTTCACCAATCTGATAGCCGCCTATgatagaatgactggctgggtggatgaggggagagcagtggatgttgtctaccttgacttcagcaaggcttttgacactgtctcccataacatcctcataggtaagcttaggaagtgtgcgTTAgagagaggacagtgaggtggattgagaactggctgagtggcagagctcagagggttgtgatcaggggcacagagtccagttggagacCCGTAACCAGTGgtttccccaggggtcagtgctgggtccagtcctcttcaacatattcatcaatggcctggatgaggggacagagtgtaccctcagcaagtttgctgatgacacaaaactgggaggggtggctgacacaccagaaggctgtgccgccatacagtgagacctggacaggctggagagttgggcagagaggaacctgatgaagttcaacaagggcaagtgtagtgTCCTGTGCCTGGGGAGAATAAttccatacaccagtacaggttaggggctgacctgctggaaagcagctctgtagagagagaacttggaatcctggtggacaatagggtGAccgtgagtcagcagtgtgcccttgtggccaagaaggccaatggtctcctggggtgcattaaaaagagcgtggccagcaggtcgagagaggtcatcctccccccccctATTCTGCcgtggtgaggccacatctggagtactgtgtccagttctgggctccccagttcaagaaggacaaggaactactgggtagagtccagcagaggctatgaagatgagccagggactggagcacctctcttatgaggaaaggctgagagacctgggtctctttagcctggagaagagaaaactgagaggggacctcatcaatgcttatgaatatctgaagggtgggtgtcaagaggttgaggtcaggctcttctcggtggtgcccagtgacaggacaaggggcaacagacacaagatggaacagaggaagttccgtTTGAATGTGTGGAAAAACTTATTTACTtcgagggtgacagagccctggaacaggctgcccagagaggttgtggagtctcctcctctggagatactcaaaaccctcctggatgcgttcctgtccagcatgatctaggtgaacctgctttggcagggggttcagactagatgatctctgaaggtctcttccaacccctgcaattctgtggttctgtgataaCAGGTATACGAAAGGGAGGAACATAGTGCGTAATGTTAAAGCTGGTGGTAGACAAAGCATTTTCCTGTTCCTTCTACTATCTTAGCTccaggtttggtttttggtttccTTTTGGTTAAAGTCCTGAATTGTTCTAATGCATGCTAAAATACTTCATACCATTTCCAAAAGCAGTTCTGTGTAATtcacaggggtggggggaggagtgCAAGATCTTTTATAATAGGAAATGGCCATTCTGAGTCCTCTTCTGATTGATCACTGCGAGATTCTGCTGTGGTTAGGTTTACAAGTCTATGAGGATGTGTTTTCCCGAAATTGATAGTAATGGATGTGCTGTCGTAGGCTGATGACTAATTAGCATTCCCTGCTATAAAACATAATAAATTAATTGAATGTTTATTACTAACTATTACATGTGTtgttaaatgaagaaattaatcaCCTTGTCATTGTTATTTTCCAGGACAAGCCTAAAGTTAAAGGAAGAGATGAAGACTGAAAAGAAGCCAGGTTTTTGGGACAGTTTGGTGATAAAGCAGAATGTCCAATCTAGGAAACCGGATGAGATTGAGGGATGGGAACCACCACAGATCACCGCTGCTGACTCTACCAGTGACGCAGCAGCTTCTTTAAGTGACTATACAGCCTGGTCAGGCTGGGAAGATGAAACCAAAGGCTCCACAAAATACACAAACCTGGCCAGCTCAGGAAACAGTTCCAGGTGGAGTATCAAATCAGCtggaaagctggttagtattagACGTCAAAGCAAAGGTAACCTTACTGACAACTGGGAAGAACTAGAATGATACTGGTAATGTGAAATACTTTATAGATAAGAAGAGAAAGGTTCCATGACTTACTCGTGTgttaaaaccaaaatcaaatcTGCTCAATATTGCACCTTTATACAGTACTTTGTTTTATTCAGATTGTTACAAATTTTTGCTCACCTGATATAAATTTTCTTATTACATTGTTAAATAGCTATGTTTTCCACACTGAAAAAGGTAGAGAATCTATTTTGTGCCTATATTTCACATTCAGACTCTGCAGTATGTTGGATTGTtggttttaccaaaaaaaaaaagtaattccttaGTGAATGTATACACTGGTTGTAAATTTGACTGCCTTATGTAGGAACTTCCACTAGCTTGAGGTCCTGTTTTTATTCTGGTATTTGAGGGCCACTCAAAATTTTAGTTTTGATGCTGTCCCTTTTTAAATAAGAGTACTGATGTGTTGCCTGCAGGGAGAATGCTTATACTTAGTAGACTGTTTTCCAAATCTTTAGCCTCAGCGTATGCTTCAGCTTGTGCACACAAAATGCTCAACTCTCACAATGTGCTATACTGTGTATGAAGTGGGAAAATACTATTCTAGTGTAATTCCTTCCATCACAGGATCTTCACCGATAGTCAGGTCAAATGGGTCTTCCagaggtttgttgttttggtttgtttttgttttgttttgttttttaatattgaacATTGTTTGACAAAGCTAAGCCTTTCAGTTTTTAAGATGCTTGTTATGCCAAAAATAAAAGTGATTGAAAATTTGGAAAGCAGCAGTGAGTAGAGTATAAGaagatcttgattttcagtatcCGTAGTCCTGAATCTAGGGGTAAGTTGCTTCTTATGGAAGGgcatgtgttttcattttcaatagCTGATCCTTGTACTACAaacaacttttttgttttgtactgtattgttcctcctccctcccctcccccccagccccataagcaGTGATTGAATTATACTCTCTGGCATTTTCAGATAACCGAGTAACTGAGCCATTGCAAGTATGTGCATGCACACAACTTCTGAAGCATTTTTGTTATAAAGCTCAGTCTTATTAGCtactgatattttaatttttggtaaaAGAAGGTGAAGTGTTAAACTTGAGATGTGAAATGTATATAAGAATACTAAAAGTGCCTCTTTCTAGCATTTTGTCTCTCATTAGCAGTGCGGCTGATGTCAGATCCAAAGTTGGTTTCCACTTTGTTTATATGACCTGTATAAATACTACTTTAACATTCATGGaaagaaatcaaaccaaaagTTTCATAAAAAAGGAACAGTAggccttttctctctcctgattGTTAAACTGGTATAACCGAACTGAAAGCTTGTTGACTGCCTGGCAGTATGGCCAGTACGGTCAGAAGTTCAAGTTAGCGTTTCAGAGAAAATCAGCGTTTTTACAACAAAGCATATACCTTTATATAATGGATATCTTGTAAACGTATTTTTGCAAGAAGCTTGTGCTGATGAAAAGGGATGCATGCAATTTTCTTCTAAGCTATTCATTTATAGTTTTCTGGCTTACagttcctgcagagctgctttttttttttttttttttttttgggagattCCTGTTGAGATGTACCTGGAGGGAAACGGTAGCAAaacggggtttttttgttgttgcggTTTTTTTTCGCCAGTATTAATAGGATCTTAAAAGATGTTGTTCTTAAGCTTATATAAAAGAACATCAGTGCTTTGTGCTACAAAACAGGATCTTGTAAGTGgcaaatatatttgtaaaattGGCactagatatttaaaaaaatactaatagaGGGGAAAGGGTTAGCGTTTATGTTGCATCATTTAGTCTGCGAATAAACTCTGTATTTGCCTTGGCAAATACGTATGCTGAGGTTAATTATAGGAAAGAATTAGTGTTCTTGGGTAAAGTATGCTGCATTTTATAGTTTGTGGAATACCCTCTAAGGCATGAGCTAGTATTTAGTTTGGTTGTTGGTGCTGacctaaaagaacagaaaaagatctGCTGGCAGCCCTCAATATTTTGCTGTCAAAGATGGGCTGAGAACTTTTAATTTCCCTCCGGAAGAAACTATTTATACTGTGACCAGTAAAGGTTTTGCCTTGCACATTATACTGTCAAGTGCCTGTTTCTCACCTTGATGATGTGTTTGATGCACAGCTTAGCTGCGacatttttcaatttgtttttaattgtgtGATAAAGAATATGCTCACAAAGCTGAAGCCTATTATAAAACAAAATTGCATCTGAGTGGGAAATTGAGATATGTAACCTTAAGGTTTAACTCCTAGTCATGAAAGTTTTGGTGTGCTTTTTAGGtgatatttcttcagaaataatcGTTCTAGGGATGAACATTattaaatttaatataatttattgtTATGCTTTAATAATGTATTTGTCTTTTGAGAACTCACTGGTGTGAGCTTTTCTTCTCTTATGTTTATAAACTTGTCTGAATTTTCAGAATGGGGTCCTCTTTTCTTTTACCTTCTTTAGATGCTTAACCACATTATACATTTATGGGCTTAAGCTATACACAGCTCCATATGTGGAATAAGTGTAGACTATGTCcctaaatatttgttttgaaattgcGTTTCAATCTATGTGAAATGGTTTAGAAGAAGGTAGCATTAAGATTGTATGATAAGAttgcacaaaataaaatatagtttATATTGCTTTCTCGTAGCCAATCTGCATGATTGTTGGTGTGGTTTTAACGGGAATTAAAAGCTTCATGTGGCTGTAACTGGTCACTTAACTCTAAGCAAAGTTCTTTctgagtatttttatttattagcatcatttgaaaagaaaaatagtattttccatATGAATAAAGATTTAGTTTGAACTGAAATGCCTTATtctttgatatatattttttttttttgtcccattttATTTGTCACGTGAACTTGTTTCCGGCTGCGTGAATGTTACTCGCATCATTGTAGAATGCGGCCGAGGGAGTGATGGCTGTGTCTGCCCAAACTCAGTGAATCACGCTGTCTCAGAAGCTGCAGCATCCTAGCTTTAAAGCATCACCCATTGCTTTCACAGTGGGAGGAATTCATTAGTTTTGacaaactgcaaatattttggtttacTGGTATTTATTggtttaaacatttattttatttttaaatttcttggcTGTTATGAGAGCTTGGGCAGCGCAGCATTCTTTCCTTGAAGATTTCACCAGCTCCGTGTAAGCTGGAGGACCTGGAATGCTTTTGCGTACACGGGCCCCGTGAGGAGGTGAGACCTGCACGTCCTGGGCTGTGACAAAGCGAGGCGCAGCCGCTGTTACCGTTAGGTCGGCTGCAGAAAGAAGCCTGTTGTCACCACCCCGTTCTTGCGCTCCAGTCTGCTGGCTCTGTTGTTGTCCAAGTAGGCTTAGCAGGGAACATTTAGGCAAAACGTTTCTTACCAGAGCGTGTGAAGTAGCTGAAACAGGAAGTTTTATCCATACGAGTTACATTCTTAGGGAAAAACCCCTGTATGGAGACACCTCTGATGCTACGCAGGTGGGTCAGGCACACATCTGGGCGGGTGAAAGGGAGTGGGGGGGACCTGTGTTCCCAGACCCTGGGTAGACAAGGACCTTGCCCAGGTGAATTTGGCCTGGCACCTGTCTCAATTTCCACAACTTTAAATGCTTCGTAATGACAAACATATCAGGTGACAAAACTGTATGTCCTATCTCTGCACAGTCTGAAAAGAACACGAACGCATGTGTTTTTTATCCGTTTCTTGCACATCTGAACGTTCttactgatttctttctttcccctgagTGCCTGCTAGTTGTTTTCTGATGTGCAAGTAAACGAAACCAGcactatgaagaagaaaaataatttcctaaaagGCTTAGTCCCTGATGACAGTTTGCTAAGGTGTGGATCATTAGATGTCCGTCCATCTCTCAGAAACGTCTTGCAGCGTGACGCTGCTTTGTGCCATACGAGAGAGAGATCCCGAGGTTAGGCAAAGAATCCAGTTTAGAAATTGAGGCAGTTGCATTTCTTGTAAGCGCAACCAGcgtaatagcagaaaaaaatgctttttctataGTTACAAAGCAATAAAGAGCACGAAAGCAATCAGACAACGGGGATATAAATAGTAGAACATAATATGAAATACATAATAGTAAAGTATAAGGAGGGGATGGTTTTTCATATGATATTTACCATCTTTTCACTGATACTGAATAAAGAAATACGTGCTGGATTtgggaagaaaattttcctattcCGTATCTAGTCCTTACAAGAAGATGCAAGAAAGCTACTGTATTCTTTTCAGTCTGTAATCATCTGGTAAAAGCTTGGCTGGCACTTAAATTTTTGTGCTCTTGAGACCCAAATAACACCAGTGAAAGCTTAATAACATGTTTTGAACTGCAAGTTTGCTGCTGGAAACAAAAAAGCATTACTCTCTTCAGAGAAAAACGCTCAGCTGTGTTTTGTAAGACTAGTTTGCCCACTACTGAAAATAATCATGTGATATTTTGCTTTCTGGTTGCTCTAATCCCTTGTACTGAGAAAACGGATTGAACAGTTGAGTTTAAACAATTTTTCAGAGAATTGGCTAGTTTAATTATTTGAGGTTGTATAGTAAACAGCTCAGGTTTGATATGGAACCATTACTTTTTAAAGTTAGCAATGTCTTCTGGTCTGTCTTATCTTGTACCTCTTTCCTTGAAAACCCCCAAATGCTCTTGTCTTGAGCACCTCGTTTGTCCGGCAGCCGTGCGATTGTCCCCAAGGTTGCACTGCTGGATTCTTCTGGTactggagagatggagagagtaCTGGGTGCGTGTGTTtgtgctggagaagggaagggagactCCATAGTCCAAATACTGtactaggtatttttttttttctgctgctattaataattaatattagttattctttgctttgttttatttttgtacttgCCCCctgttagcttttttttctggTCACACTTGCAAAGACCTCTCTGATTACATAAAGGCCTAATCTTTGCTGGTTCTCTCACGACGGGTACCCTCTTTCAGGCAGACTTGCCCTTCAGTTTAACGCCTGTAAACAGTTTATCTTTGGAACATTTGGGCAGAAACTTGGCAACCAACATTTGACAGgacaaacaaaggaaaacaagtcaAGCATCACTTCCCATTAGGAAGTAAACTATTGTTTGATAGGATGGGAGCACAAGATTCCCAGAAGTCATGCTACAGATACAGCAATGCTGCACATAGGGTTATTTTGAAAATTAGAGACATAGTGAAATATATACttgcttctttttgttgttgtttttttataaaaccaCACGCCTCCCGACGTGCGCTGACCGGTCTGCGCAGTGTGGCTGTCGCGCAGCTGCTCGTGAAAAGAGCACGTGCGTTGGTGAACCAGAGCCTCGTGGCCAAGGTGGCCAGCCTGTGGGCAGCTACAGCCACGCTGGAGGGTCCGAGCTCCTGAGCTGTGCGGTGAGAACTGGCTGCACCGGGGACAGTGGGAAGGTTTCCGAGACAAGGGAAGGAGCAGATGCTCTAGCATCGGGGAATGAAGCACAGTGTAAAGAGAAGTAAGAAGTCCAGAATatcctgatctccttctatgacaaaataaccagattattggacgagggaaaggctgttgatattgtatacctggactttagaaaagcattcgatactgtcccccatacaattcttgtggaaaaactggcttcacgcggcctggatgagcatacgatctgctgggtcaagcaatggctgactggaaggtcccaaagagtggtgctcaatggatttaaatccagctggcggccggtcacaagtggtgtgcctcagggctcagtgttaggaccatttctgtttaatgtctttattgatgatcttgacaaggacatagggtgtatcatcagcaagttcgcagatgacgccaagttaagcaggagtgttgattcccaggaggatagggaagctctacagagagacctagatagattggagcattgggccaaaatcaatggcatgagtttcaacaagggcaagtgccaggttctgcacttgggccacaacaaccccaagcagcgctacaggcttggggaagtgtggctggaaagctgcctggaagaaagagacctgggggttctaattgacaagcggctgaatatgagccagcagtgtgcccaggtggccaagaaagccaacggcatcctggcttgtattagaaatagtgtgaccagcagaagtagggaggtgattgtgcccctgtactcagcactggtgaggccacacctggagtattgtgtccagttttgggcacctcaatacaagagagatatcgaggtgctggagcgagtgcagaggagggcaacgaagctggtgaagggcctggaaaacaaatctcatgaagagcgattgagggaactgggactgtttagtatgaggaagaggaggctgaggggagacctcatcactctctataactacttgaaaggacactgtagagaggttggtgctggtctctttgcacaggtaattaatgacagaacaagagggaatggcttcaagctccagcagggtaggtttagactgaacattaggaaagaatttttcacagaaagagtggtcgggcattggaataggctgcccagggaggtggttgagtcaccatccctggatgtgtttaagagccgtttagatgtggtgttgggggatatgatataggggagaactttgtagtgtagggtagatggttggactcgatgatcccaggggtgtcttccaacctggatgattctatgattctaatatccGAGACTGTTCCTAGGGGGAttagtgtcccggtttgaagtaaaaccgaaccaattttctgttctgtaactttacatcctagctaggcctcctctaactctctgaaattaacggcatatcgtggagaaaactgctcgttctcagaatgataagcccagtgtttgtgctccaggccaaggaatggtgagcagagaggcccttgcttatacttattgctctaactaccaaggtcagccaatttcgttatttgcccccttagagggtcggaaacagaaaaaacgtagaggggtcacatcggtggggaggagtggacaggacaggtgacacaaacctgaccaactggggtattccatcccatctgccccatgctcagtataaaggctgagggatcaaagggtcagccccttcctgcgatggccgacgtccagagaggactctggctgttcatctgcctttgatcccgatccgtgtgttgctgactccagagctggaatccagttcccattcgtcactgagtccagtctgggacttccccagtgcctgccggtgatgtgactgtcatcctgggagcttgatacggttttgtatatattgtatctatttcattattttcatctttatttttattttaatattaattcttcattaaagtagtttagttcattctaaacttctaaatctccttatctctttctcctcctctctcctcttttgggggggaaggaggagggagaagggccatctgtcgatctggttttggtaaattaggccaaaaccatgacaattAGTATTGGTGTTTATTATTAGGCCAGGGTTTTAGTGTTAGAGAATCGGAACTGACACACACGAGTCCTTTTTCCTGGTGTTCTTTCTCAGTTGTcccattcatagattcatagattggtccaggctggaagggacctccaaaggtcatctagtccgacctccccgcagtcagcagggacacccccaactagatgaggctgcccagggccccgtcgagcttcaccttgaatatctcaagggaaggggcctcaaccacctccctgggcaaccttttccagtgttccaccaccctcagagtaaagaactttttcgaGAATGGGATTCTTGGCTGTGATGATCAATTGGAAAGAATACACCCTGTGCGCAGGTACAGAATGTAGGTTTTGGATGCCTTTAAGACTGGTGTTGTGTAACTCATAGCAAGCACTTCTATAGATCTATTCCATACTGCTGTACCTATAAATTAGACTTAATTAATCAAAAAACGTAGAAGGCAAGTGCGGGTAGTAGAAGCTTTAAACGTAGGCTCAGAAGGCAGCATATGGGTAGCTTGCAGCAAGAACTCAAGTGGTGGTGGGATGAAACTATTGAAGTTTCAGTTGAATTCAACAGCTCCATCCAGTGTCCTGCTTCTTCAAATACTGGACTTACGGGACTTTCagccttcccccctcctccctcccccatctctgCTCTCTTACCAAATTCTCTGGGATCTCTAAGATAAGAGctctttccatccttccctctcttcGCTGAGATCCCAGGGTTCAGGTGCTATATGCAGCTGGCTTTCTTCATCTCAagacttttttctctccttacacTCCCCTCGTACCCACATTGATGATGTGAACTGGCTTTCCATTTATTCTTCTGGTTCCCATTTTCCTCTCAGGTATGACTTAAGCCTTCTAATCCTCCAAGGGAGGGACATTTGGCCTGTGCCTTCTCTTGTTTTAGTTCTCAGCTTTTAAATTGACTTCGAACTTCTCTTCACCATCAGTGTGGGCTGTTTTCTGATttgatgtggttttatttttgttattgacCAAGTGAACTTGCCTAACAATTAATGTCTCATTAATTTAACTTCTTTTGTCACAGGCTTTTATGCTATTGGTGAGGTTTGTTCTCAGCATTCATCTTTGACTTCTGCTTTTTGGTGTCTCATGATTTTGATGATTCTCCGTTAGCGTCAGGATAGTTTTTTCCCTCTTAGGGGGAATTATGTGGATGAATTACATGCTAGAGGttaattatttgtttgtttgttttattgcctttagggctgcaaagatgattaggggcctggagcatctctcttacgaggaaaggctgagggacttgggtctttttagtctggagaagagaaggttgaggggggatctgatcaacacctataaatacttaaagggagggtgtcaagaggaaggggccagtcttttttcagtggtgcccagtgacaggacaagaggaaatgggcacaaacttgaacataagaagttccatctaaacatgaggaactttgagggtggcagagcactggaagaggctgcccagggaggtggtggagtctccgtctctggagacattaaaaacccgcctggacacattcctgtgcagcctgctctaggtggacctgctttggcaggggggttggactagatggtctccagaggttccttccaaccccgtatcattgcTTCTGTGATTTAACGTTTTTATCTGTAGTGCCTTGTCCTAGGGACACGCTTGGTCCTAGGATGCCACGCAGCGAGGTAGCTGCTGCCCACATGTGGCTGCGATGCTTTGaccctttcttttccttaggTGAGTACCTGAACATCTAGCCCCATGATTAAATATTCACTGAGGGCTAGAGAAGATTTATTATTATATGCGAGTGGAGTAGGTGCCGCTGAAAAGACGGCAGAGGAACAGTTCCATGAAAATTACCCTTAGGAATACTAACTTCTGATTTTGGTTGGATCTGCAACTTGAGCTGACTGGCTGATTCTGCAGCTGCATCAGTGCCTGGCACGGCATAGGGGAGAGGAGGGCGAATGTGACATGGGACACAACACAATCCCAAATGTAGCTTTTGACACAGGGAGTCCCCAAAATTCAGGTTCTAACCGTGAAGATCTGGAGTGAAATGGGACCTCTCATGGACTGTGAAAGAGGTGAGCTCTCCTCAGCTTTTCAAAGCAAGAGTGCGGTTCCTGTGTCTGACCTTGCTGGAGGTAAGTCAAGTCTCGTGCTCTCCTGGGTCGAAAGTTAAGCATCTCCAGTTTGCTGCTTGACTTAACTGCCCTGCTTCTCTCTAGCCATCGCGGAGTGACTTCCTGGGCACTTTCCCCatggcttctgtaagaagctgcAGAGTACTTTGTTGGTTAAATTTGGGTTACAAGACTCCTAAGTACCAAA
Proteins encoded in this window:
- the TDRP gene encoding testis development-related protein codes for the protein MWKLNKSSKVLLDDSPEEEETRPRGPPPAAAAAAAAFAAPQNKDQFLHDEVSSSVSQLATKVQGASFRGWKEVTSMFNKDDEQQLLAGCKSPKSKGTSLKLKEEMKTEKKPGFWDSLVIKQNVQSRKPDEIEGWEPPQITAADSTSDAAASLSDYTAWSGWEDETKGSTKYTNLASSGNSSRWSIKSAGKLVSIRRQSKGNLTDNWEELE